A genomic segment from Peribacillus sp. ACCC06369 encodes:
- the aroQ gene encoding type II 3-dehydroquinate dehydratase: protein MTKILLINGPNLNRLGKREPAHYGSSTLADVEALLLQQAQGLNVEFTSFQSNHEGAIIDKLHWSEDHGIDGIIINPGAFTHYSYAIRDAIAGIDVPVVEVHISNIHARESFRHESVTAPVSAGQIVGLGIHGYELALQAITKIAKGRN, encoded by the coding sequence ATGACAAAAATCTTACTAATCAATGGTCCGAATTTAAATCGCTTGGGGAAGCGGGAACCTGCACATTATGGATCCTCGACGCTTGCGGATGTGGAAGCTCTATTGCTGCAGCAAGCTCAAGGCTTGAATGTGGAATTTACCTCTTTTCAATCTAACCATGAAGGGGCGATTATCGACAAGCTCCATTGGTCAGAAGATCATGGGATCGACGGGATTATCATTAATCCTGGAGCTTTTACTCATTATAGCTATGCGATTCGTGATGCAATTGCCGGAATTGATGTTCCAGTTGTGGAAGTGCATATTTCGAACATACATGCCCGTGAAAGCTTTCGGCATGAATCAGTGACCGCGCCGGTATCGGCGGGACAGATTGTCGGCTTGGGGATACACGGTTATGAATTGGCGTTGCAGGCGATCACAAAGATTGCAAAGGGGAGAAATTAA
- the spoIIIAC gene encoding stage III sporulation protein AC, translated as MGIDVDIIFKIAGVGLVVAFLHTILDQVGKKEYAQWVTLFGFIYILFMVASVVEDLFQKIKSVFLFQ; from the coding sequence ATGGGCATTGATGTGGACATCATATTTAAAATAGCTGGTGTAGGGCTTGTTGTGGCATTTCTTCACACGATACTCGATCAGGTTGGGAAGAAGGAATATGCCCAGTGGGTCACACTTTTCGGATTTATCTATATTTTATTCATGGTCGCTTCTGTAGTAGAGGATTTATTTCAAAAAATTAAATCTGTATTCCTATTTCAGTAA
- the spoIIIAD gene encoding stage III sporulation protein AD, with product MEIIKIVGIALVATFLALVVKEQKPNFAFLLVVFVGCSIFLFLADKIYEIILMLEKIAVNANVNTVYLETILKIIGIAYIAEFASQITKDAGQGSLASKIELSGKILILAMAIPILTVIIETILQMLPS from the coding sequence ATTGAAATCATAAAAATCGTGGGCATTGCCCTAGTTGCCACCTTTTTGGCCCTAGTCGTCAAAGAGCAAAAACCAAATTTCGCATTCCTGCTTGTCGTTTTTGTAGGCTGCTCCATATTTCTTTTTCTAGCGGATAAGATATACGAAATTATTTTGATGTTAGAAAAAATTGCTGTGAATGCGAATGTAAATACCGTGTATCTGGAGACCATCCTAAAAATAATCGGAATTGCCTATATTGCCGAATTCGCTTCTCAAATTACAAAAGATGCAGGGCAAGGATCGCTCGCTTCCAAAATAGAATTGAGCGGAAAAATCTTGATTCTTGCCATGGCGATTCCGATTTTGACGGTCATCATCGAAACGATTTTACAGATGCTCCCAAGTTAA
- the spoIIIAB gene encoding stage III sporulation protein SpoIIIAB: MFKLIGAAIIIIATTWAGFEAAKKLSMRPRQLRQLKVAMQSLEAEIMYGHTPLKEAARKLSKQMPKPLSIFFDTFANRLESGETTVKEAWDDSLKKIWQSLALKQGEFEILSQFGETLGKSDKYHQQKQIMLTMAHLEREESDALDRQGKYEKMMKSLGFLSGLLLIILLM, translated from the coding sequence ATGTTTAAGTTAATTGGAGCAGCGATCATTATCATTGCAACGACATGGGCAGGTTTCGAAGCTGCGAAAAAATTAAGTATGAGGCCCCGCCAACTGAGGCAGCTAAAAGTCGCCATGCAATCACTTGAAGCAGAAATCATGTATGGTCACACACCTTTGAAAGAAGCCGCAAGGAAACTTTCTAAGCAGATGCCCAAACCTTTATCCATCTTTTTCGATACCTTTGCAAATCGACTCGAATCAGGTGAGACCACCGTCAAAGAAGCATGGGATGATAGTTTGAAGAAAATATGGCAATCCCTTGCTTTAAAACAGGGAGAATTCGAGATTCTTTCACAGTTTGGGGAGACGCTTGGAAAAAGCGATAAATATCATCAGCAAAAGCAAATCATGCTGACGATGGCACACTTGGAACGGGAAGAGAGCGATGCACTCGACCGACAGGGAAAATATGAAAAAATGATGAAAAGTCTTGGTTTTTTATCAGGTCTATTATTGATCATCTTGCTGATGTAG
- the spoIIIAG gene encoding stage III sporulation protein AG: protein MNKDKGPLSWLQKLLNKDPDQKEPKEKKPSLYVYALIVVLLGAGIMMAGNLLTTNQTGQTPEVKTVFNNDKQDDEGDVETFGQKKSEFKTTKDYEIYLQNEMKEALESIAGVQDVKVVIYVDASEKKVYERNKVTQKQVTEETDQEGGKRTVEDTSVDEQLVLVKSGEKEGPIISETKKPSVRGVLVVAKGAENIQIKKWIIEAVTRSLDVPSHRVSVMPKK, encoded by the coding sequence TTGAACAAAGACAAAGGTCCATTATCCTGGCTGCAAAAACTATTAAATAAAGACCCTGACCAAAAAGAGCCTAAGGAAAAAAAACCTTCCCTGTATGTCTATGCTCTAATAGTTGTCCTTTTGGGAGCGGGAATTATGATGGCCGGGAATTTGTTAACCACCAACCAGACGGGACAAACACCTGAAGTGAAGACGGTATTCAATAATGATAAACAAGATGACGAAGGGGATGTTGAAACATTCGGCCAGAAGAAATCCGAATTCAAGACGACAAAAGACTATGAAATATATCTTCAGAATGAAATGAAGGAAGCGCTTGAATCCATCGCAGGCGTCCAGGATGTAAAAGTCGTAATCTACGTGGATGCATCCGAGAAAAAAGTATATGAAAGAAACAAAGTCACCCAAAAACAAGTCACAGAAGAAACCGACCAGGAAGGCGGCAAAAGGACGGTCGAAGACACATCGGTTGATGAACAGCTCGTTTTGGTCAAAAGCGGTGAAAAAGAAGGGCCGATCATTTCGGAAACGAAAAAACCTAGTGTACGAGGCGTCCTGGTAGTCGCTAAAGGGGCTGAAAACATCCAAATAAAGAAGTGGATCATCGAGGCTGTCACACGTTCACTTGATGTACCGAGTCACAGGGTTTCTGTCATGCCTAAAAAATAA
- the accC gene encoding acetyl-CoA carboxylase biotin carboxylase subunit: MIKKVLIANRGEIAVRIIRACKELGIETVAVYSEADKEALHVQIADEAYCIGPKLSKDSYLNTTNIISTAKKTGSDAIHPGYGFLAENADFAELCRECNIIFIGPSPEAINKMGTKDVARETMRKAGVPIVPGSKGIIKDTDDGVALANEMGYPVIIKATAGGGGKGIRVARTEEELIKGINITQQEAATAFGNPGVYIEKFIEDFRHVEIQVMADNHGNAIHLGERDCTVQRRLQKLVEETPSPALDGETRADMGQAAVTAALAVNYSGAGTVEFIYDYVNRKYYFMEMNTRIQVEHPVTEMVTGVDLIKEQIKVASGDKLSLSQEDVTFNGWSIECRINAENPEKNFMPSAGKIHMYLPPGGYGVRVDSAAYPGYSIPPYYDSMIAKLIVHAPTRDEAIEKMKRALGEFVIEGISTTIPFHIKLLQHEQFVSGEFNTKFLEIYDVMNS, encoded by the coding sequence ATGATTAAAAAGGTATTAATTGCCAATCGTGGGGAAATTGCTGTCCGAATCATCCGGGCATGCAAGGAATTAGGAATCGAGACTGTAGCGGTCTATTCAGAAGCGGATAAAGAAGCATTACATGTTCAAATTGCTGATGAAGCATATTGCATCGGTCCTAAATTATCAAAAGACAGTTATTTAAATACAACGAACATAATCAGTACAGCCAAGAAAACGGGATCCGATGCGATTCACCCTGGATATGGATTCCTTGCTGAAAATGCGGACTTTGCTGAGCTATGCCGTGAATGTAATATCATTTTCATCGGTCCTAGCCCAGAAGCCATCAATAAAATGGGAACGAAGGACGTAGCAAGGGAAACCATGCGTAAAGCTGGTGTGCCGATCGTTCCAGGTTCCAAAGGCATAATTAAAGATACGGATGATGGTGTAGCCCTCGCTAATGAAATGGGCTATCCAGTCATCATCAAAGCTACTGCCGGTGGGGGCGGTAAAGGTATCCGGGTCGCAAGGACCGAAGAAGAACTCATTAAAGGCATAAACATCACGCAACAGGAAGCCGCGACGGCATTTGGGAATCCAGGCGTGTATATTGAAAAGTTCATCGAGGACTTCCGTCACGTTGAAATTCAAGTCATGGCAGATAATCATGGCAACGCCATTCATTTAGGTGAGCGTGATTGTACGGTTCAGCGACGTTTGCAAAAACTTGTTGAGGAAACTCCATCTCCGGCCCTGGATGGTGAAACACGGGCGGATATGGGGCAGGCTGCAGTTACGGCTGCTCTTGCCGTAAACTATTCAGGTGCCGGTACAGTTGAATTTATTTATGACTATGTGAATAGAAAATACTACTTTATGGAAATGAATACACGTATCCAGGTCGAACACCCAGTTACAGAAATGGTAACGGGCGTCGATTTGATTAAAGAACAGATCAAAGTTGCTTCAGGTGACAAACTATCACTTTCACAAGAAGATGTCACGTTTAACGGATGGTCCATCGAATGCCGGATCAATGCGGAAAATCCAGAAAAGAATTTTATGCCTTCAGCAGGTAAGATTCACATGTATTTACCGCCAGGTGGCTACGGAGTACGTGTGGATTCTGCGGCATACCCTGGGTACTCGATACCTCCGTATTACGATTCCATGATCGCTAAATTGATTGTCCACGCACCAACGAGAGACGAGGCGATTGAGAAGATGAAACGCGCTTTAGGTGAGTTTGTCATTGAAGGGATCAGCACGACAATTCCTTTCCATATTAAGTTACTTCAGCATGAACAATTTGTTTCCGGAGAATTTAATACCAAATTCCTTGAAATATATGATGTAATGAACTCATAA
- a CDS encoding Asp23/Gls24 family envelope stress response protein, which produces MSEMEGQLLEMNDYNSGLGKVEIAPEVIEVIAGIAASEVEGVAHMRGNFATGVVEKLGKKNHGKGVKVDLTGESIKVELYCVMKFGVSIPKVAQEVQDNIREALLNMTAIDAGEVNIHVVGIAFENAKQEADYEQEV; this is translated from the coding sequence ATGAGTGAAATGGAAGGCCAATTACTCGAAATGAATGATTATAATAGTGGTTTGGGCAAAGTTGAAATTGCGCCTGAGGTGATTGAGGTGATTGCGGGTATCGCTGCATCGGAAGTTGAAGGTGTTGCACATATGCGCGGGAATTTCGCTACAGGTGTAGTTGAAAAGCTTGGTAAAAAGAACCACGGTAAAGGTGTTAAAGTTGACTTAACGGGAGAATCCATCAAAGTTGAACTTTATTGTGTCATGAAGTTTGGTGTCTCAATTCCGAAAGTTGCTCAGGAAGTGCAAGATAACATTCGTGAAGCCTTGTTGAACATGACCGCTATCGACGCGGGCGAAGTGAACATACATGTAGTGGGCATTGCGTTTGAAAACGCTAAACAAGAAGCGGATTACGAACAAGAAGTGTAA
- the spoIIIAF gene encoding stage III sporulation protein AF: protein MSFLAGWVSNIIIFVLLATVIDMLLPNSALQKYAKMVIGLLLIAIIITPILGLFNKDFDEILSAATSEFEDQKKKDLGNLTEMKKKEIQAAQGAYILEQMAVQLQTEVEEELMADYNMKISSIDVGVKNEEKPGVDDLQNITISLEKAEGKEDSEIEAVAKVDINADRPSTPNDANLDAVKRFLATSWSVDEEIIEIAGERK from the coding sequence GTGAGTTTTTTAGCTGGCTGGGTATCCAACATCATCATATTTGTATTGCTGGCTACTGTGATCGATATGCTTCTACCGAATTCGGCTTTACAGAAGTATGCCAAAATGGTAATCGGACTTTTACTGATTGCGATCATCATCACTCCTATATTGGGATTATTCAATAAGGATTTCGACGAAATCCTCTCTGCGGCTACAAGTGAATTTGAAGATCAGAAAAAAAAAGATTTAGGAAATTTGACAGAAATGAAGAAAAAAGAAATACAAGCAGCACAGGGTGCATATATTTTAGAACAAATGGCTGTCCAATTACAGACAGAAGTGGAAGAGGAGTTGATGGCGGATTATAACATGAAGATTAGTTCAATTGATGTAGGAGTCAAGAATGAGGAAAAGCCGGGCGTTGATGATTTGCAAAACATAACCATATCATTGGAAAAGGCAGAGGGGAAAGAAGACTCGGAGATAGAGGCAGTAGCGAAGGTTGATATCAATGCAGATAGACCTTCCACTCCGAATGATGCCAATCTGGATGCTGTCAAAAGGTTTCTGGCAACAAGTTGGTCCGTTGATGAAGAGATCATTGAAATCGCCGGGGAAAGGAAGTGA
- a CDS encoding SpoIIIAH-like family protein — MLLKKQTVWLLTMLSLVVVLSVYYLTAPEENAADMTATEEMEQAENKTESKTDSKADTKGENKSEKETSKNTEGSSVTIASGDEFESLRMQIEDERAKLNEELTAKMGNTDLSAEERDEAYAKIEQLSETKVKENIIENLIVAMDYNAALVRVDGTDVKVSVKADKQTKTEANNIIRLVRKEVSDAQNVVVDFQPEK; from the coding sequence ATGTTATTAAAAAAACAAACCGTTTGGTTATTGACTATGCTAAGTCTGGTCGTTGTACTTTCAGTCTATTATTTAACAGCTCCTGAGGAAAATGCTGCCGATATGACGGCAACTGAAGAAATGGAACAGGCAGAAAATAAAACAGAAAGTAAAACAGATAGCAAAGCGGATACCAAAGGGGAAAATAAAAGTGAAAAAGAAACGTCCAAAAATACAGAAGGTTCTTCTGTAACCATTGCATCAGGGGACGAGTTCGAATCGTTAAGGATGCAGATTGAAGATGAACGGGCTAAGCTGAATGAAGAATTGACTGCAAAGATGGGCAATACAGATCTATCCGCTGAAGAACGAGATGAGGCTTATGCGAAAATCGAGCAATTAAGTGAAACGAAAGTAAAAGAAAATATCATCGAAAACTTAATTGTAGCCATGGATTACAATGCCGCACTGGTCCGGGTGGACGGAACGGATGTAAAGGTGAGTGTCAAGGCCGATAAACAAACGAAAACAGAGGCCAATAACATTATCCGCCTCGTAAGGAAAGAAGTCAGCGATGCACAAAATGTAGTGGTAGATTTCCAACCGGAAAAGTAA
- the nusB gene encoding transcription antitermination factor NusB yields the protein MKRRVAREKSLQALYQIDIAKSNAEEAMESVLDGAPTDEYFKKLVMGITENRQQLDGMIRDNLENWTLERLANIDRNLLRIAVYEMVHSEDVPVSVAMNEAIEIAKKFGDDQSSSFVNAVLSKVKVKSGS from the coding sequence ATGAAAAGAAGAGTAGCCCGTGAAAAATCCCTTCAAGCACTATATCAGATAGATATTGCCAAGTCGAATGCAGAAGAAGCAATGGAAAGCGTACTGGATGGTGCTCCTACTGATGAATATTTCAAGAAATTAGTAATGGGGATAACGGAAAATCGTCAACAACTTGATGGAATGATCAGGGACAATTTAGAGAATTGGACGTTGGAAAGACTGGCGAACATTGATCGGAATTTACTGCGAATCGCGGTTTATGAAATGGTTCACAGTGAAGATGTTCCTGTAAGTGTTGCAATGAATGAAGCTATTGAAATTGCTAAGAAATTCGGTGATGATCAATCGAGCAGCTTTGTAAATGCCGTTTTATCCAAAGTTAAGGTGAAAAGCGGCAGCTAA
- the spoIIIAA gene encoding stage III sporulation protein AA, with amino-acid sequence METILSFLPKKLYEQLRGMTPMMIEKMEELRIRVGRPLEVIVGGEPFFFSYEVTHSDADQLLNQIGQFSLYTLEEELKRGYITIAGGHRVGLAGKVILENGAVKAIRDISSFNIRIAREKIGAAEPLTSYLYNGEWQHTMLIGAPQTGKTTVLRDIARMISSGDEKRGIPPQKVGIVDERSEIAGCVHGVPQLEFGTRVDVLDGCPKAEGMMMMIRSMSPDVLIVDEIGRAEDTQAVLEAVNAGIKLMITTHGHTLAEVKKRPFITEILQQNIFERFIELQRSKSGKRGYKVLDAAGVPIFLGESVNPHV; translated from the coding sequence ATGGAAACGATTCTTTCTTTTTTACCGAAAAAATTATACGAGCAACTCCGGGGTATGACACCGATGATGATCGAAAAGATGGAAGAGCTGCGGATTCGGGTTGGAAGGCCGCTTGAAGTCATTGTAGGTGGGGAACCTTTCTTCTTTTCCTATGAAGTGACCCATTCGGATGCAGATCAATTATTGAATCAGATAGGTCAATTTTCGTTATATACACTTGAGGAAGAATTAAAACGAGGATATATAACTATAGCGGGTGGACATCGGGTGGGTCTTGCTGGCAAGGTTATCCTGGAAAATGGGGCGGTCAAAGCGATCAGGGACATTTCCTCATTCAATATTCGGATTGCACGTGAAAAAATAGGTGCTGCTGAACCGCTCACTTCTTATTTATATAATGGGGAATGGCAACATACGATGTTGATTGGTGCTCCGCAAACAGGAAAAACGACGGTATTACGTGATATCGCAAGAATGATATCCAGTGGAGATGAAAAACGGGGCATTCCCCCTCAAAAGGTGGGAATAGTGGACGAGCGCTCAGAAATTGCCGGGTGTGTTCATGGAGTGCCGCAGCTCGAATTTGGAACAAGGGTGGATGTGCTCGATGGATGTCCCAAAGCGGAAGGGATGATGATGATGATCCGTTCGATGTCCCCTGATGTATTGATCGTGGATGAAATAGGCCGCGCGGAGGATACACAGGCTGTGCTGGAAGCTGTGAATGCAGGTATTAAACTCATGATAACTACGCATGGCCATACACTGGCTGAAGTTAAGAAGCGGCCTTTCATCACAGAAATATTACAGCAAAACATCTTTGAACGTTTTATAGAATTACAGAGAAGTAAATCCGGAAAGAGGGGCTACAAAGTCCTTGATGCAGCGGGGGTTCCCATTTTCTTGGGAGAAAGTGTGAACCCGCATGTTTAA
- the spoIIIAE gene encoding stage III sporulation protein AE yields the protein MKQRMPYLSILFVLLFFLHTSIGQAAEDPESGEIDQEPIMQSELVQAQIERLGVDELKQYWDDIVTEYGGFLPESQKGSFMDFVSGDKKFSFEQWIKGITKFIFHELLVNGKLLGSLILLTVFSMFLQSLQNAFEQSSVSKVAYAIVYMVLIILALNSFHVAIEYTKDTIDLMISFLMALIPLLLALIAASGGLVSAAFFHPVLMFLMNTSGILIQFVVLPLLFFAAILSIVSTLTEHYKVTQLAQLLRNFAIGILGAFMTIFLGVISVQGASSAVADGVTIRTAKFVTGNFIPVIGRMFTDATDTVISASVLLKNTVGLSGVIILLLITTFPAIKILMISFVYKLAASLLQPLGGGPVIKCLDIISKSMIYIFAALAIVSLMFFLSITVIIASGNITLMVR from the coding sequence ATGAAGCAGCGGATGCCTTACTTATCCATTCTATTCGTTTTACTCTTTTTTTTGCATACATCTATTGGACAAGCTGCCGAAGATCCTGAAAGTGGTGAAATCGATCAAGAGCCGATCATGCAGTCGGAACTGGTACAAGCCCAAATAGAAAGGCTCGGTGTCGATGAACTCAAACAATATTGGGATGACATTGTAACGGAATATGGAGGATTCTTACCGGAAAGCCAGAAAGGGAGCTTCATGGATTTTGTAAGCGGTGATAAGAAATTCTCCTTTGAGCAATGGATAAAGGGGATTACAAAATTCATTTTTCATGAACTGCTCGTGAATGGAAAGCTGCTGGGATCACTCATTTTATTAACAGTTTTCAGCATGTTCCTGCAGTCTTTGCAAAATGCGTTTGAACAAAGCTCCGTAAGTAAAGTCGCTTATGCAATCGTTTATATGGTGCTGATCATTTTGGCACTTAACAGTTTTCATGTGGCGATTGAATATACAAAAGATACGATAGATTTGATGATTTCCTTTTTAATGGCGCTCATCCCTTTACTCTTGGCCTTAATAGCCGCTTCAGGCGGACTTGTATCAGCAGCTTTCTTTCACCCGGTATTAATGTTTTTGATGAATACAAGCGGTATCTTGATCCAGTTTGTCGTCCTTCCGTTATTATTCTTTGCAGCGATTTTAAGCATCGTCAGCACGCTGACCGAACATTATAAAGTGACACAGCTGGCACAGCTTCTCCGTAATTTTGCCATCGGAATCCTTGGAGCATTCATGACCATATTCCTTGGCGTCATATCCGTTCAGGGAGCATCCTCCGCTGTAGCTGACGGAGTGACGATCAGAACGGCCAAATTCGTGACAGGTAACTTTATACCGGTAATAGGGCGCATGTTTACAGATGCAACGGATACGGTCATCAGTGCCTCCGTTCTTCTGAAAAATACAGTTGGCTTGTCAGGCGTCATTATTCTCTTGCTCATAACCACATTTCCCGCCATAAAAATCTTGATGATTTCTTTTGTCTATAAATTGGCAGCGAGTCTTTTGCAGCCGCTGGGCGGGGGGCCTGTAATAAAGTGCCTTGACATTATAAGTAAAAGCATGATTTATATTTTCGCAGCATTGGCCATTGTCTCACTCATGTTTTTTTTAAGTATCACAGTAATTATCGCCTCTGGAAACATTACATTGATGGTTCGTTAG
- the efp gene encoding elongation factor P has protein sequence MISVNDFRTGVTIEVDNGIWQVIEFQHVKPGKGAAFVRSKLRNLRTGSIQEKTFRAGEKVAKAHIENRKMQYLYASGDSHVFMDNETYDQIELPASSIERELKFLKENMEVHIMTFQAETLGVELPNTVELEVAETEPGIKGDTSSGGTKSAVLETGLSVQVPFFINQGDKLLINTNEGSYVSRA, from the coding sequence ATGATTTCTGTAAACGATTTTCGCACGGGTGTTACGATTGAAGTAGATAATGGAATTTGGCAGGTTATCGAGTTCCAACATGTTAAACCTGGTAAAGGTGCAGCTTTTGTACGTTCTAAACTTCGTAATCTTCGTACAGGTTCGATCCAGGAGAAAACATTCCGTGCTGGTGAAAAAGTTGCTAAAGCACATATCGAAAACCGCAAAATGCAGTACCTTTATGCAAGCGGAGATAGCCATGTATTCATGGATAACGAAACGTATGACCAAATCGAGCTACCAGCTTCAAGCATTGAACGTGAACTGAAATTCCTTAAGGAAAATATGGAAGTACATATCATGACTTTCCAAGCCGAAACACTTGGGGTCGAGCTTCCAAACACAGTAGAACTTGAAGTTGCGGAGACTGAGCCAGGAATAAAAGGCGATACATCTTCAGGCGGAACGAAATCAGCGGTACTTGAGACGGGCCTTTCGGTTCAAGTTCCATTCTTCATCAACCAAGGTGACAAATTATTGATCAATACAAATGAAGGTTCTTACGTATCACGCGCATAA
- the accB gene encoding acetyl-CoA carboxylase biotin carboxyl carrier protein: MKVQEIREIIKLVDQSNISEFVFENEGTKIKLKKTETGTVLQPSAAQEVVQANAEVKPVAAPVPVAPKAVEPAKPAAAVTEQENLHKITSPMVGTFYQSPAPDSPAYVKAGDKVTGDSIVCIVEAMKLFNEIEAEVSGEIVEVLVKEGQLVEYGQPLFLVKPE; encoded by the coding sequence ATGAAAGTGCAAGAAATTCGTGAAATTATTAAGCTAGTCGATCAATCAAATATCAGTGAATTTGTTTTTGAAAATGAAGGAACGAAAATTAAATTGAAAAAAACTGAAACGGGTACAGTATTACAGCCATCAGCTGCTCAAGAAGTTGTTCAAGCCAATGCAGAGGTCAAGCCCGTAGCTGCTCCTGTCCCTGTAGCGCCAAAAGCTGTTGAACCTGCAAAACCGGCTGCTGCCGTCACTGAACAGGAAAATTTACATAAAATCACTTCTCCGATGGTGGGTACATTCTACCAATCTCCTGCACCGGATTCACCTGCATACGTAAAAGCAGGCGATAAAGTAACAGGGGATTCCATTGTTTGCATCGTGGAGGCCATGAAACTTTTCAATGAAATTGAGGCCGAAGTAAGCGGTGAAATCGTTGAAGTCCTTGTAAAAGAAGGTCAACTTGTAGAATATGGACAACCATTATTTTTAGTAAAGCCGGAATGA
- a CDS encoding Xaa-Pro peptidase family protein produces MNKLMRLRASMEKVGIDGFLITSTYNRRYMTNFTGSAGVVLISQKEAKFITDFRYVEQAGKQAADYEIVQHKGTIIEEVGKQAKEMNIGTLGFEQEHMTFATYKAYEAGIEAQLLPVSGVIENLRLIKTSSEIKILKEAAAIADAAFTHILDYMRPGISELDVSNELEFFMRKQGATSSSFDIIVASGVRSALPHGVATDKIIEKGDFVTLDYGAYYNGYVSDITRTLAVGKPSEELINIYDIVLEAQLRGMAGIKPGMTGREADALTRNLIEEKGFGQYFGHSTGHGIGLEVHEGPALSLRSDIILEPGMAVTVEPGIYLPGVGGVRIEDDTIVTNEGNEALTHSTKELIIL; encoded by the coding sequence ATGAATAAACTAATGCGCTTAAGAGCCTCAATGGAAAAGGTGGGCATTGATGGTTTTTTGATCACCAGTACATATAACCGCCGGTACATGACCAATTTTACGGGAAGTGCAGGCGTCGTCCTGATTTCCCAAAAAGAAGCTAAATTCATCACTGATTTCAGATACGTGGAACAAGCGGGCAAGCAGGCTGCAGACTATGAAATCGTCCAACATAAGGGAACCATCATCGAAGAAGTCGGTAAGCAGGCAAAAGAGATGAATATCGGCACACTGGGCTTTGAGCAAGAGCATATGACTTTTGCGACATATAAGGCATACGAAGCGGGCATTGAAGCACAACTTTTGCCGGTGTCTGGAGTTATTGAGAATTTACGCTTGATAAAGACTTCATCAGAGATTAAGATATTAAAGGAAGCGGCTGCTATTGCTGATGCTGCCTTTACACATATTCTGGATTACATGCGTCCAGGGATTTCAGAACTGGATGTATCCAATGAACTTGAATTCTTCATGAGGAAACAGGGGGCAACTTCCTCATCCTTTGATATTATCGTAGCATCTGGTGTAAGATCCGCTCTTCCACATGGAGTGGCTACGGATAAAATCATTGAAAAAGGCGATTTTGTCACATTGGATTACGGAGCATACTATAACGGATATGTGTCTGACATAACTCGGACATTGGCAGTTGGCAAGCCAAGTGAAGAACTTATTAACATTTATGACATTGTTTTAGAAGCGCAACTGCGCGGAATGGCTGGGATTAAACCTGGGATGACGGGCAGGGAAGCGGATGCACTAACTCGTAATTTAATTGAAGAAAAGGGATTCGGGCAGTATTTTGGACATTCGACTGGACATGGAATCGGTCTGGAAGTTCATGAAGGTCCGGCATTATCCTTAAGGTCTGATATCATTTTAGAACCAGGTATGGCCGTAACCGTCGAGCCGGGGATTTACTTACCGGGGGTAGGTGGAGTGCGGATTGAAGATGATACAATCGTTACAAATGAAGGTAACGAAGCACTTACTCATTCAACGAAAGAGTTAATCATTCTGTAA